In the bacterium genome, one interval contains:
- a CDS encoding ion transporter has protein sequence MSAERQNPVQTLIAESLDGQLQSMDKGKLIQTVKQLSLELEQQKGIIHYQRSEIQSLTDRLLNGENRMGSRPQHEDTGEEGMLLPLLEAMEDGSSRRVGSRLHRLLADAFLNRNSKHYCTVNTFLVGLILFSVLSVTLESVPSIAERWGAFFHWSELIIVGLFTIEYLINIFVADDKPGYIFGVWGLIDLVAILPSYFHLMDLRGIKLARTLRIVRFLRTIRMMRILKLAKNTASQYNQSASQRINTLKLDLQIYLTALFSVIIIFSTLIYYAEQNTPGTSFSSIPAAMWWCVVTITTVGYGDMYPSTLAGKVIAAAAMIVGLALFGILMNVIGKAMMTSLFGTADLD, from the coding sequence ATGTCTGCTGAAAGGCAAAATCCCGTCCAGACGTTAATCGCCGAATCCCTTGACGGGCAACTCCAGTCGATGGATAAGGGAAAACTCATTCAGACCGTAAAACAGCTTTCTCTGGAACTTGAACAGCAAAAAGGAATTATTCATTATCAGAGAAGTGAAATCCAAAGCCTGACTGACCGTCTTTTGAATGGAGAAAACCGGATGGGTTCCCGGCCTCAGCATGAGGATACCGGGGAAGAGGGAATGCTGCTGCCCCTCCTCGAAGCCATGGAAGATGGTTCCTCACGGAGGGTGGGCAGCAGGCTGCACCGGCTGCTGGCAGATGCCTTTTTGAACAGAAATTCAAAGCATTACTGCACAGTCAACACTTTTTTGGTCGGGCTGATCCTTTTTTCCGTACTCAGCGTTACTCTGGAATCCGTGCCCTCGATTGCAGAGCGATGGGGAGCCTTCTTCCACTGGTCGGAACTGATCATCGTGGGACTTTTCACCATCGAATACCTGATAAACATCTTTGTAGCTGATGATAAGCCCGGCTATATCTTCGGCGTCTGGGGATTGATCGACCTGGTAGCTATTCTTCCTTCCTATTTCCACCTGATGGATCTTCGGGGAATAAAACTGGCCAGGACTCTGCGGATTGTACGCTTCCTGCGGACAATCAGGATGATGCGGATTCTGAAACTCGCTAAAAATACTGCCAGCCAGTACAATCAGAGTGCCAGCCAGCGTATTAATACTTTAAAACTCGATCTCCAGATATATCTTACCGCCCTCTTCAGCGTAATTATTATTTTCAGTACCCTGATCTACTATGCGGAGCAGAACACTCCCGGCACATCCTTTAGCAGCATACCCGCAGCCATGTGGTGGTGCGTGGTCACCATCACCACGGTCGGATATGGAGATATGTACCCCTCCACCCTGGCCGGAAAGGTCATTGCTGCCGCAGCCATGATTGTGGGTCTGGCTCTGTTCGGCATTCTCATGAATGTCATTGGCAAGGCCATGATGACCTCTCTCTTTGGAACCGCGGACCTGGATTGA
- a CDS encoding ion transporter, which translates to MSAKKRASLPESIDPGVQPKDREELIRTISRLSQENERQKGIIHYQKEEIQTLTSRLLDMKKGVNSQTPNTLTEEESLLPLLESIEEEESPPQKGSKLHRILSEAFLNKSSKYYAWVNNFLVGLILFSVLGVTLESVPSLMERWGAFFHWSELIVVSLFTVEYLINIYVAENKLGYIFSIWGLIDLIAILPSYFHLMDLRDVKLARTLRIVRFLRTIRMLRILKLARNASDQYHQSARQRVHTLKLDLEIYATALLSVVIICSTLIYYAERNTPGTSFSSIPAAMWWCVVTITTVGYGDMYPSTLAGKLIAAITMIMGLALFGILMNVIGKAMMTSLFGTAKLE; encoded by the coding sequence ATGTCGGCCAAAAAGAGAGCTTCTCTCCCTGAATCCATCGATCCCGGTGTCCAGCCCAAGGACCGGGAAGAGCTCATCAGGACCATCAGCCGCCTCTCTCAGGAAAATGAACGGCAAAAGGGAATAATCCACTATCAAAAGGAGGAAATCCAGACCCTGACCAGCCGTCTTCTGGATATGAAAAAAGGGGTGAATTCCCAGACCCCAAATACCCTGACCGAAGAGGAATCGCTGCTGCCGCTGCTTGAATCAATAGAAGAAGAGGAATCACCCCCGCAAAAGGGCAGCAAACTGCACCGGATATTAAGCGAGGCTTTCCTGAATAAAAGCTCAAAATACTATGCATGGGTCAACAATTTTCTGGTGGGACTGATCCTTTTTTCCGTTCTCGGTGTTACCCTGGAATCCGTGCCTTCGCTCATGGAGCGGTGGGGAGCTTTTTTCCATTGGTCTGAGCTTATTGTGGTCAGCCTGTTTACCGTCGAATACCTGATCAATATCTATGTTGCCGAAAACAAGCTCGGTTACATATTCAGCATCTGGGGACTGATCGACCTGATAGCCATTCTTCCTTCCTACTTTCACCTGATGGATCTTCGTGACGTCAAACTGGCCAGAACCCTGCGGATCGTCCGATTCCTGCGAACGATCAGAATGTTGCGGATTTTGAAATTGGCCAGGAATGCCTCCGACCAATACCACCAGAGCGCCAGACAGCGCGTTCATACCCTGAAGTTAGACCTTGAGATCTACGCCACCGCTCTCCTGAGCGTGGTTATCATTTGCAGCACTCTTATCTATTATGCAGAGCGAAACACGCCCGGCACATCCTTCAGCAGCATACCGGCAGCCATGTGGTGGTGCGTTGTTACCATCACCACCGTCGGATATGGAGATATGTACCCTTCCACCCTGGCGGGGAAACTCATTGCTGCCATAACCATGATCATGGGTCTGGCCCTGTTCGGCATTCTCATGAATGTCATCGGCAAAGCAATGATGACCTCACTCTTTGGAACTGCGAAACTCGAATAA